Genomic DNA from Ruminococcus sp. OA3:
AGGCTCCCACATTGAGGATTAAATAATCTTTTATAGAAAAGTCGACACCCGCATCCAATTGAAGCTCATCGTTAGCCAACTGCATATTGACCATCAATACAAATGTCGCTTCAGGGAGTCCCGATTCATTTACGGCCACTGCCATGGCCTGAGGACTTTTTTTAAGCAAGCCCATGTCTTCGCTGAGATCAGAGACCTCCATGTCCAACATCTCGGCTGCCGCTGTCAAGCCGTACATCAGCTTGTTTTGCATCTCTTCCGTTTGTTTTGTGTCCGCCTGCTGCGCAAGCGTTGTTTCCAGTTGCGCGCGATATGCTTCTTCATCCATACCCGTCGCCTGTGCAGCCGCGTGCAGCGCTTCATCGTTTCCAAGAAGCAGCCCCGGATCACCGCTTACCGCAGCCGTGTCTGTTTCCAAAACATCGGCGGCCGCTTCATAGGCTTTGTCTGTCAACCTAAGACCGAGGTACGAAACATACACGTCTTCCTCGATTTCTCTTGTCTCCGCGCCTTCCCGAATGGCGTTCTCGTCGTTGAGAATCAGGTTCAGGTCGCCTTCCAGTTCTTCCGCGCTGATATTCATGGTCGTGGAAATCGCTTGCACGTCCGGCGTGTTCGTTTCACCGAATACGCCGCCGTGGACGGCCTGAACCATGGAAAGCCCTACAATGGTGACCGCCAAAATCATGGCCAGTATGGAGGTAACCAGGTATAATCCCTGTGTGGCCACAACCTTGCTCCGTTTGATGGGTGTTGACAGGGTATAGGCCATGGAGCCCTTGTCCACCTGGGACGCCACAAGGCTGTTGGCAGTTATAATGATGAAAATTAAGGGGAGGATGACCACAAGCATCCCATAAAAGCTAGACCCCAGCATCCCCAGCAGCGAGGTCATGTCGGCGGCGCGGTCACCTATCATGTCGCCCATGGGGGAGCTTCCCATCATGTCCATCATGCCCGACATGGCTTTGGGGTCGTATACCGAAATAATCACCGCGCTGATGGCACACAGGATCACGGTAAAGACAAGCCACAGCTTGTAGTTAGATTTCAGCGTTTGCTTAAAAACTGTTTTACTAAACATATTGTTTTCCTCCTACATCAGGCTCTTAAAGTAATCTTCAAGAGTGAATTTAATTTCCGATATGAATTTGACAGAATAATCCTTGAGAACATTTGTAAAAGCATTGATCTGTGTATCGTTCACCTTTACCAGCACCTGATTTTGCGTATCCCGCTTTTCATTAAGTTCAAAACGTTCCGATAAAAAGCGCTCATAATCGCGCCCCGAATAAAACTCTACTTTATATATCTTATCTTGACTGTGCCGAATCTCCATGGTGGATTTTACGTCGATGATTTTGCCGTCCTTAATCAGCGCCACCTTGTCGCAGGTATCTTCAAGCTCCTCGTACATGTGGGAGGATATAAAGATCGTTTTCCCTTTTTTCTTTTGTTCATTTAAAATATCGACAAACTCCGCGCGCATTAATGGGTCCAGCCCCGTAGTCGGTTCATCGAGAATAAGAATTTCCGGATCAGCCATGAATGCGGAGACAATTGCTGTTTTTTGTTTCATTCCCTTTGACATTCGTTTTAAATTTGCTGCCTCGTCGAGCTGTAATTTTTGAATGATGTTTTTTGCATAGGACAGATCGGAAAGGCCTAATAATTCCGCTTGGCGTTTTAAAAACTCCGTACCGGTCGGCGCGTCCGGGAAAGCAATTTCGCCGGGGATATATCCGACCCGCTTTTTGATTTCAGCGGACTGTTCCCAGCAATTCAAACCTTCGATGCAGGCATACCCTTTTTCCGGTTTTAAAAAACCCATCAGATGGCGTATGGTCGTGGATTTTCCCGCACCGTTGGTACCGACAAAGCCAAAAACCTCGCCTTGTTCAATGGAAAGGTCAAGATCAAAAATTCCCCGGCCGTTGCCATAATCTTTCGTCAGGCTTTTTATTTCAATGAGCGGCATAATTTTGCCCTCCTTCCTGCTGTGGGTTGCGGTCGTAAAAGGCCATAAAATAGTCTTCAAGGGTGAATTTGATTTCCGACATAAATTTTAATTGATATTCGGATATGGTGCCAAAATAATGGTTGATGTCCTGATCGTTTACCTGAATTTTCGCCTGGTTTCGGTGCCGTTTTACGGAGACCACCTCCAGCTTTCCGGGGTACTCCACCTCCTGGCGGAACCGCTCGAATTCGTCCTTTGTAAGGAATTCCAGCTTAAAGGTTTTGCTTTCGCTGTGCCGCAAATCGTCCGCCACCACGGTGGAAACAATTTTTCCGTCCTTAATAATGGCAATCCGGTCGCAGGTGGCGTCCACCTCCGAAAAAATATGACTGGAAAGCAATATGGTTTTGCCCCGCGCCTTTTCCTCCCGGATAAAGTCGATAAAAACCTCCTGCATCACAGGGTCAAGTCCTGAGGTTGGTTCGTCCAGAACAAGGATATCCGGGTCATGCATAAAAGCTGTTACAATGGCAAGTTTTCTTTTCATGCCAAGAGACATACGCTTTAATCCCCCGGAGGGGTCTAACTTGAATTTTCCGATTAGGTAATCGGTGTGCGTACTATCTGTAATACACCGCAATTCTGCCATCATTTTGATGAACTGTGTGCCCGTAAGCGACTCCGGCAGGGCAATCTCTCCTGGCAGATACCCCAATTCTTTTTGATTGATGTAATAATTGCTCCAGCTGTCTCTTTGGTTCACATAGGTGTATCCTTGCTGCGGGCGTGAAAAGCCCATAATGTGACGGATGGTAGTTGTTTTTCCCGCGCCGTTTGGCCCAAGAAATCCAAAGACCTCTCCCTTTTCAACGTCAAAAGAAACGTCAAATACCCCTCGGCCATGACCATAATCTTTTGTCAAGTTTTTAATTTCCATCACCGGCATACTGGTTTCCTCCTTACGAAAATTTGTACTTGAATCATACAACAACGTGTTGTATGATGAAAATATAGCTTATATTCGAATAGGAAACAACCATCAATATTTTATAATCTGTTGGATGACCAAGGGAGGATAACATGAATAAGCAGCCGGATGTGACAGAAAAAACAAGGTCAACGTTTATCAATGTGTTTTGCAGTCTCTATCAACAAAAACCGATTGAAAAAATCTCCATACAGGAGATAACGAAAATGGCAGGATACAACCGCAGCACTTTTTACCAATATTTTACAGATATCTATGATTTGCTGGAGTATATCGAAAACGATGTGTTGGAATATATGCGGAACAGTGAGCCGAAAAATTTAAACGACAGCCAATTAAACCACATGTTTATACAAAACATCGCCAGCTTATATGAAAAAAAGGGCGCTTATCTAAGCGCCCTTTTGGGGGATTACGGAAGTGTTCGCTTTGGTGAAAAGCTTAAAAACGAGATGGTCAAAAAGATGAAGAACATAAACTTAATTCTGAATGAGGATCTATACATGCCTTACGTTGTGGAATGCAGCTTATCGATGATCGTTGCAGCCTTTCGCCACTGGCAGCGCAGCGGCAAAAACATAACTTCAGATGATTTAGCCAGGTTTATAAGCAGTGTTCTTTCGGAAGGCACAATCACCTATGCAAAACGCTATTTGCAGGAACTAAATAAGCAATAACAGTCAAGAACAGGCTGCTTTCAAATGATTTTGCATCGGACATCAGATTGCTGATTCATCCGGATCATCTGCGGTCAGAAGCCACTGCAATCAGAGAAAAACATAAAAAAAGAAGTCAATCGCTTTAACAGCAATCGACTTCTTTCGATATTGTAAAGGTAAGACAAAAAGAATTATTAATTAGCTCTGTGTTTACTATTTCTGTTACGCTGCTGCGAATATTGTTCATTTGACCTACCCATATCATTTGGTTTTCCACCTTAAGTGTTTCGGTAACACTCTCTCGTTCCGCAATCTGCCTTACCAGCCGAGAAAGCATCTCGCTTGCTTGTTCATCGATTTCAGCGAGGTAGCTGTTCAACTTACAACTTGTGAGCAATTCCGTGTAAAACAATCTACGGTAATTCTAGATATACCGTAAGTGTCGTTGCGGCACCGTATCAAAAGCGGGTCCTCTGCTTTGTCTGTGATACATCAATCCTGTAAATCTGATTTCCGGATAAAAGGAGAAGGCTATATGATAAATATAGGGAGCAGATTGATCTACAATATAGTGTGAGATGTTAAAGATTGTGATCAATGCAATAAAATCAAGTTGGGAGGTAAAAATGAAAGAAATTAAAAAGTTTAAGCGTGTACTGGTTGCCAACCGGGGGGAGATTGCTATCCGCATTTTCAGGGCCTGCCATGAACTTGGAATCCGGACTGTGGCTGTCTATTCGGAGGAGGATAAGAATACGCTGTTTCGCAGTAAAGCGGATGAAGCCTATCGGGTTGGCAAGGGAAAGACTCCGGTAGGAGCTTATCTGGGGATTGATGAAATCATTGCCCTGGCCAGAGCGAAAGGTGTGGATGCGATCCACCCGGGGTACGGTTTTCTGGCGGAAAATGCTGATTTTGCCAGAGCCTGTGCTGATGCGGGAATTGAGTTTATCGGTCCGACAGCGGAGATGATGGAGCAGATGGGCGACAAGGTGAAATCCAAGCTGGTGGCTCACTCTGTGGGTGTACCGACGATTCCCGGCGTTGAAAAGGTAATTGAGACGGAGGAAGAGGCGCTCGCGGCCGCCAGAACCTGCGGATTTCCGGTGATGCTCAAAGCGGCTGCCGGAGGGGGCGGAAGGGGCATGAGAATCGTAAATTCAGAGGATGAACTTCTGCCGCAGTTTCGCAGTGCCCGCAGCGAGGCGGAAAAAGCATTCGGCATTGATGATATTTTTATAGAAAAATATCTGGAAAACCCCAAACACATTGAGGTACAGATTCTGGGGGATAAAGCCGGGAATATTGTACATCTGTACGAGAGAGACTGTTCGATCCAGAGACGGCATCAAAAAGTGATTGAGTTTACTCCTGCCCTCTGTCTGACAGAAGCCCAGCGGGAAGCAATATGTGATGACACGCTGAAGATCGCAAGAGCAGTATCATACCAGAGTGCCGGAACGGTAGAATTTCTGTTGGATCAGAAAGGAAATCATTACTTCATTGAAATGAA
This window encodes:
- a CDS encoding TnpV protein: MFYTELLTSCKLNSYLAEIDEQASEMLSRLVRQIAERESVTETLKVENQMIWVGQMNNIRSSVTEIVNTELINNSFCLTFTISKEVDCC
- a CDS encoding ATP-binding cassette domain-containing protein, encoding MPVMEIKNLTKDYGHGRGVFDVSFDVEKGEVFGFLGPNGAGKTTTIRHIMGFSRPQQGYTYVNQRDSWSNYYINQKELGYLPGEIALPESLTGTQFIKMMAELRCITDSTHTDYLIGKFKLDPSGGLKRMSLGMKRKLAIVTAFMHDPDILVLDEPTSGLDPVMQEVFIDFIREEKARGKTILLSSHIFSEVDATCDRIAIIKDGKIVSTVVADDLRHSESKTFKLEFLTKDEFERFRQEVEYPGKLEVVSVKRHRNQAKIQVNDQDINHYFGTISEYQLKFMSEIKFTLEDYFMAFYDRNPQQEGGQNYAAH
- a CDS encoding TetR/AcrR family transcriptional regulator gives rise to the protein MNKQPDVTEKTRSTFINVFCSLYQQKPIEKISIQEITKMAGYNRSTFYQYFTDIYDLLEYIENDVLEYMRNSEPKNLNDSQLNHMFIQNIASLYEKKGAYLSALLGDYGSVRFGEKLKNEMVKKMKNINLILNEDLYMPYVVECSLSMIVAAFRHWQRSGKNITSDDLARFISSVLSEGTITYAKRYLQELNKQ
- a CDS encoding ATP-binding cassette domain-containing protein, which produces MPLIEIKSLTKDYGNGRGIFDLDLSIEQGEVFGFVGTNGAGKSTTIRHLMGFLKPEKGYACIEGLNCWEQSAEIKKRVGYIPGEIAFPDAPTGTEFLKRQAELLGLSDLSYAKNIIQKLQLDEAANLKRMSKGMKQKTAIVSAFMADPEILILDEPTTGLDPLMRAEFVDILNEQKKKGKTIFISSHMYEELEDTCDKVALIKDGKIIDVKSTMEIRHSQDKIYKVEFYSGRDYERFLSERFELNEKRDTQNQVLVKVNDTQINAFTNVLKDYSVKFISEIKFTLEDYFKSLM